The Ruminococcus bovis genome includes a region encoding these proteins:
- a CDS encoding 4Fe-4S dicluster domain-containing protein, which yields MRGVKTSKSRIRKQIFTEIAKLAFEGWDADKFQSLPYKIIKGEIAHYRDSVFVERAVVGERLRAAMGFPLRDYNEFSPITEGIEEELFNDKYYEPPLIDIIKFACNKCAENRVFVTNACQNCLEHPCVEICPKKAVSIVDGQSHIDEDKCIKCGRCVNVCEYHAIVRHERPCAKVCGMKAIKSDEYGRAEIDHDKCVSCGMCLVNCPFGAIIDKSQIFQTISALKSETPVYAAIAPAFSGQFGNVTQGQIRNAFKELGFTDVVEVAIGADLCTIEEANDFIKEVPEKQPFMATSCCPAWSVMAKKLFPEFAPYISMALTPMVLTGRLIKKKYPDCKVVFVGPCAAKKLEARRKSIRSDVDFVLTFEEFSAILDAKGIDISKCEDGEPFKEGSGDGNGFAVSGGVAKAVENIIKEIDPNREVLTARAEGLPECRKMLQIAKAGKYDGYLLEGMGCPGGCVAGAGTIAPVNKTTQAVNKKVKDSEHLTPSMSKYKEYLPLLEEN from the coding sequence ATGCGAGGAGTAAAAACATCAAAGTCAAGAATAAGAAAGCAGATTTTCACCGAAATTGCAAAACTTGCTTTTGAAGGTTGGGATGCTGACAAATTCCAGAGCCTACCTTACAAAATTATCAAAGGTGAAATTGCCCACTATAGAGATAGTGTTTTTGTTGAAAGAGCAGTAGTAGGGGAAAGACTGAGAGCAGCAATGGGCTTTCCACTTAGAGATTATAACGAATTTTCTCCAATAACCGAGGGTATCGAGGAAGAACTTTTTAATGATAAGTATTACGAGCCACCTCTAATTGATATTATTAAGTTTGCTTGTAATAAGTGTGCCGAGAACAGAGTCTTTGTTACAAATGCTTGCCAAAATTGTCTTGAACACCCTTGTGTAGAGATTTGCCCTAAAAAAGCAGTTTCCATTGTAGATGGTCAGTCACATATTGATGAAGATAAGTGCATAAAATGTGGTAGATGCGTTAATGTTTGTGAGTATCATGCAATAGTTCGTCACGAAAGACCTTGTGCTAAAGTCTGTGGTATGAAAGCAATTAAGTCCGATGAATATGGCAGAGCAGAAATTGACCATGATAAATGTGTATCTTGTGGTATGTGTCTAGTTAATTGCCCATTTGGAGCAATTATTGATAAGAGCCAGATTTTCCAAACAATCTCTGCATTAAAAAGTGAAACACCGGTTTATGCTGCAATTGCACCGGCTTTTTCAGGTCAGTTTGGCAATGTAACACAAGGTCAAATCCGTAATGCATTTAAAGAGCTTGGCTTTACCGATGTAGTAGAAGTTGCAATCGGTGCTGACCTTTGTACAATTGAAGAGGCTAACGACTTTATTAAGGAAGTACCTGAGAAGCAACCGTTTATGGCAACATCATGTTGTCCTGCATGGTCAGTTATGGCGAAAAAATTATTCCCTGAGTTTGCACCATATATTTCAATGGCACTGACTCCAATGGTGCTAACAGGTAGATTAATTAAGAAAAAGTACCCTGATTGCAAGGTTGTTTTTGTTGGTCCTTGTGCTGCTAAAAAGTTAGAGGCAAGAAGAAAGTCAATCCGTAGTGATGTTGACTTTGTACTAACTTTTGAAGAATTTAGTGCAATTCTTGATGCAAAAGGAATTGATATTTCTAAATGTGAAGACGGTGAACCATTCAAGGAAGGCAGTGGAGATGGCAACGGCTTTGCAGTAAGTGGTGGTGTAGCAAAGGCAGTTGAAAATATTATTAAAGAGATTGACCCTAATAGAGAAGTCCTAACTGCTAGAGCAGAGGGACTGCCTGAATGTCGCAAAATGCTCCAAATTGCCAAAGCCGGTAAGTATGACGGTTATCTATTAGAGGGTATGGGCTGTCCGGGAGGTTGTGTTGCAGGTGCCGGTACAATTGCACCGGTTAACAAGACCACTCAAGCAGTTAATAAAAAGGTGAAAGACTCGGAACACCTAACACCATCAATGTCAAAATATAAGGAATATTTGCCACTTCTTGAAGAAAATTGA
- the rpsR gene encoding 30S ribosomal protein S18, whose protein sequence is MADRPNRGRKSRRKVCGFCVDKVEKIDYKDIARLRRYMSERAKILPRRVTGTCAAHQRELTVAIKRARQIALLPYTSD, encoded by the coding sequence ATGGCAGATAGACCAAACCGTGGCAGAAAGTCACGCAGAAAAGTTTGTGGCTTTTGCGTAGATAAGGTAGAAAAGATTGACTACAAAGACATCGCAAGACTTCGTCGTTATATGTCTGAAAGAGCTAAGATTCTTCCTAGAAGAGTTACAGGTACATGTGCAGCTCACCAGAGAGAACTAACAGTAGCAATCAAGAGAGCAAGACAGATCGCTCTTCTTCCTTACACAAGCGACTGA